The proteins below are encoded in one region of Methyloterricola oryzae:
- a CDS encoding transposase domain-containing protein, producing VPLDNNWLENRIRPVALGRRNWLFAGSLRAGQRAAAIMSLIQSAKLNGHDPYVYLKDVLTRLPTQPAHRIHELLPHRWQLETTPA from the coding sequence GTGCCTTTGGATAACAACTGGCTCGAGAACCGCATCCGCCCGGTGGCCTTGGGGCGCCGCAATTGGCTATTCGCCGGAAGTCTGCGTGCCGGTCAGCGCGCGGCTGCCATCATGAGCCTGATCCAGTCGGCGAAACTCAATGGTCACGACCCCTACGTCTATTTGAAAGACGTGCTCACGCGACTTCCGACGCAACCCGCCCATCGGATTCATGAACTTCTGCCGCATCGCTGGCAGCTTGAAACCACTCCCGCTTAG
- the nikR gene encoding nickel-responsive transcriptional regulator NikR, producing the protein MERFTISLDEALANGFDHLIRARGYTSRSEAVRDLIRKEIEGDRLSQGEAPHCVATLSYVYNHHERRLAERLTTSQHHAHDMVVSSTHVHLDHEQCLETLFLKGATHLVRAFAEQTCAERGVRHGALNLIPVELNEAEHQHVHVSPRT; encoded by the coding sequence ATGGAACGATTCACTATCTCGCTCGATGAAGCACTGGCCAATGGTTTCGACCACCTGATCCGCGCACGGGGTTACACCAGCCGGTCGGAGGCAGTGCGCGATCTCATACGCAAGGAGATCGAAGGCGACCGCCTGTCTCAGGGCGAGGCGCCACATTGCGTGGCAACCTTGTCCTATGTCTACAACCACCACGAACGTCGGCTCGCAGAGCGACTGACCACCTCGCAGCACCATGCTCATGATATGGTGGTTTCATCGACGCATGTTCACTTGGATCACGAGCAGTGCCTGGAGACACTGTTTCTGAAGGGGGCGACGCATTTGGTGCGCGCGTTCGCTGAACAAACTTGCGCAGAGCGCGGAGTTCGGCATGGGGCCTTGAACTTAATACCGGTCGAATTGAACGAAGCAGAACATCAGCATGTACATGTCAGTCCACGCACCTGA
- a CDS encoding TonB-dependent receptor — MRGYSPMGALRDKSSLSQGNFMNRSDLSDALSRRTRVYFQLVFPFSACLLAANVLAHPQQTEDTEAAQTTTLETVKVEGRASDLLGIATSASQGEVGQPEFKFRPLSRVGELVEVVPGAIATQHSGSGKANQYFLRGFNLDHGTDFSVTLDGVPMNLPTHAHGQGYLDLNSVIPELVDKVEYGKGPYYVDAGDFSSAGYARMHTFHSLPEGFVKFTGGEYDFYRGVAANSNRIGRGDLLYGAEVNFFNGPWVQPEHSDKYNGMLRYTVDEGNWGGSINGKIYHSRWTATNQIPEALVEQGRLDLYGTMDPTDGGNTNRYSLASNLWSKGDNYKSELNIYAAYYDVQLYSNFTYFLDDPIRGDQIEQKERRVIGGGNGETTFYNNWFGFDVDNTFGFQVRHDSINGLGLNHTQNRQLLDRKSLSDVEETSYSFYYKNQTHWLEKFRTIAGLRTDTFVMDVTDRLNPVNSGNRTSTFVSPKLSLIFGPWYDTEFFINLGYGLHSNDARGTTTRVAPDGTFQNRVSPMAKQRGAEGGIRTQAVEGLTSTLAVWYLRSASELVFAGDAGTTEPTGESERVGVEWTNYYKPTDWLTLDADLAFASAEYLGVPRYANNVPNSVGRVISAGAVIQFPYNLYGVARLRHFGQMPLSETNYDASGNKAWGGSTTLVTLGGGYQYQNYKVELDIFNLFNSKANDIAYDYTYNDQPGGTPGVGVDGILKHPVMPRMVRVTASVSF, encoded by the coding sequence ATGCGCGGCTACAGCCCAATGGGTGCGCTGCGCGATAAGTCATCTTTAAGCCAGGGTAACTTCATGAACCGCTCGGATCTATCGGACGCACTTAGCCGCAGAACTCGTGTCTATTTTCAACTAGTTTTTCCCTTCTCCGCGTGCCTGCTGGCAGCCAACGTACTGGCGCATCCGCAGCAGACGGAGGACACCGAAGCCGCACAAACTACCACTTTGGAGACGGTCAAGGTGGAAGGGCGTGCGTCCGATCTTTTGGGAATTGCCACGTCCGCGTCCCAAGGCGAGGTAGGTCAGCCGGAATTCAAATTCCGCCCACTATCCCGCGTCGGGGAACTGGTGGAAGTAGTGCCAGGCGCCATTGCAACGCAGCACAGTGGGTCGGGGAAGGCCAACCAGTACTTTCTGCGTGGCTTCAATCTTGACCATGGCACCGATTTTTCGGTCACCTTGGATGGCGTGCCCATGAATCTCCCCACCCACGCCCATGGCCAGGGCTACCTGGATCTCAACAGTGTCATTCCTGAACTGGTGGACAAGGTCGAATACGGCAAGGGGCCGTATTACGTCGACGCCGGCGATTTCTCTTCGGCCGGCTATGCGCGCATGCACACCTTCCATTCCCTGCCTGAGGGCTTCGTTAAGTTCACCGGTGGCGAGTACGACTTCTATCGCGGCGTAGCCGCCAACTCCAACCGCATCGGGCGTGGCGACCTGCTGTATGGCGCGGAAGTGAATTTCTTCAACGGCCCCTGGGTTCAGCCGGAGCATTCGGACAAGTACAACGGCATGCTGCGCTATACGGTGGACGAGGGGAATTGGGGGGGCTCGATCAACGGCAAGATCTATCACTCGCGCTGGACCGCCACCAATCAGATTCCGGAGGCCTTGGTGGAACAGGGCCGCCTGGACCTGTACGGCACCATGGACCCTACCGACGGAGGCAACACCAACCGCTACTCCCTCGCCAGCAATCTCTGGAGCAAGGGCGACAATTATAAGAGCGAGTTGAACATCTACGCCGCCTACTACGACGTGCAGTTGTATTCTAACTTTACCTATTTCCTCGATGATCCGATCCGTGGAGACCAGATCGAGCAGAAGGAGCGGCGCGTCATCGGCGGTGGCAATGGCGAAACGACCTTCTACAACAACTGGTTTGGCTTCGACGTGGATAATACCTTTGGCTTCCAAGTGCGTCACGACAGCATCAACGGCCTTGGACTCAATCACACGCAGAACCGCCAGTTGCTTGACCGCAAGTCGCTGAGCGATGTCGAAGAAACCAGTTACTCCTTCTATTACAAGAACCAGACTCACTGGCTGGAGAAGTTCCGCACCATCGCGGGATTGCGCACCGACACCTTCGTGATGGATGTGACCGATCGGCTCAACCCGGTCAATTCCGGCAACCGCACATCGACCTTCGTGAGTCCCAAGCTGAGCCTGATCTTCGGTCCCTGGTACGATACCGAATTCTTCATCAACCTGGGCTACGGCCTGCATTCGAACGATGCGCGCGGCACCACGACGCGGGTCGCCCCGGATGGAACATTCCAGAACAGGGTCTCGCCCATGGCCAAGCAGCGTGGCGCCGAGGGTGGCATCCGTACCCAGGCAGTCGAAGGCCTCACGTCTACCCTGGCGGTTTGGTACTTGCGCTCGGCCTCGGAACTGGTATTTGCCGGCGATGCCGGCACCACAGAACCCACGGGAGAAAGCGAGCGGGTTGGCGTGGAGTGGACCAATTATTACAAGCCCACCGACTGGCTGACCCTGGACGCGGATCTCGCATTTGCTTCAGCGGAGTACCTGGGCGTGCCGCGTTACGCCAACAATGTCCCGAATTCAGTGGGGCGCGTGATCAGTGCCGGCGCGGTGATTCAGTTCCCATACAACCTTTATGGCGTCGCTAGGCTGCGTCATTTCGGCCAGATGCCCTTGTCGGAAACCAATTACGACGCTTCAGGGAACAAGGCTTGGGGCGGCAGCACGACCCTGGTCACGTTGGGTGGCGGCTATCAATACCAGAACTACAAGGTCGAATTGGATATCTTCAATCTCTTCAACTCGAAGGCCAATGACATTGCCTACGACTACACCTACAACGACCAGCCCGGCGGCACACCCGGAGTGGGCGTGGATGGGATCCTCAAGCACCCGGTCATGCCGCGCATGGTACGCGTGACCGCATCGGTGAGTTTTTGA